One window of Gymnogyps californianus isolate 813 chromosome 10, ASM1813914v2, whole genome shotgun sequence genomic DNA carries:
- the CCDC195 gene encoding putative coiled-coil domain-containing protein 195, giving the protein MEGNAHLLQVIRKMRSQINKLERENRALRGELQVCGQRAVPPEREAARGGGNGDVRSLANDGEGPAGSPASLHGSIVASPAPAPKEQTDTTMTVRRYSAASPAPAPSSARGKVKAVSFLLPMDMSSYAEKQGSLKSPQNQSTKQLTTIAEKDM; this is encoded by the exons ATGGAGGGAAACGCGCACCTCCTCCAGGTCATCCGCAAGATGCGTTCCCAAATCAACaagctggaaagggaaaacagggCCCTGAGAGGAGAGCTGCAGGTCTGCGGGCAGAGAGCTGTGCCACCGGAGAGAGAGGCAGCAAGAGGAGGCGGGAACGGCGACGTGAGGAGCCTCGCCAATGACGGGGAAGGACCAGCTGGCTCTCCAGCATCCCTGCATGGAAGCATCGTGGCCAGTCCTGCTCCGGCACCAAAGGAGCAGACAG aTACCACCATGACCGTGCGGCGCTACTCCGCCGCTTCACCAGCGCCCGCTCCTTCCAGCGCGAG GGGTAAAGTAAAGGCCGTTAGTTTCCTCTTACCAATGGATATGTCATCATATGCTGAAAAGCAAGGTTCCCTCAAAAGCCCACAAAATCAGAGCACAAAACAGTTAACCACCATCGCTGAAAAGGATATGTGA